Proteins from a genomic interval of Candidatus Babela massiliensis:
- a CDS encoding ankyrin repeat domain-containing protein: protein MNKIKEITFLLILPSFIISSSYAQNNFLQIIPEEIILNCFKHIMLSYSTKWNDIVDFYLNQESFAKEVKKIRLICSTLNRIVQDQSLKDIIEKKYSLLKENNKVELSYIPKEFFTKNLVQILDKVYMTNLDLKQAIKLIIEGADINAVNKFECTILILASGAAPREMIHFLIKAGVNVNAKGMENNTALIKAAKNSNNAVINLLLNKCLSIELDVQEDLFGGTALMWCARSNNKEAVEMLIEAGADISVVDKESKTALDIAMSKGYNEIAQLLRNAINNINRLN from the coding sequence ATGAATAAAATAAAAGAAATAACATTTTTATTAATTCTGCCTAGTTTTATTATATCAAGTAGCTATGCTCAAAATAATTTTTTACAAATTATTCCTGAAGAGATCATTTTAAATTGTTTTAAGCATATAATGCTTTCTTATTCTACTAAATGGAACGATATAGTTGATTTTTATTTAAATCAAGAGAGCTTTGCTAAGGAAGTAAAAAAAATAAGATTAATTTGCTCTACTCTCAATAGAATAGTCCAGGATCAGTCTTTAAAAGATATAATAGAAAAAAAATATAGTTTATTAAAAGAAAACAATAAAGTAGAACTTAGTTATATTCCTAAAGAGTTTTTTACAAAAAATTTGGTTCAAATATTAGATAAAGTATATATGACTAATTTAGATTTAAAACAAGCTATTAAGTTAATTATAGAAGGTGCTGATATTAATGCTGTCAATAAATTTGAATGTACGATACTTATTTTGGCTTCTGGAGCTGCTCCTAGAGAGATGATACATTTTTTGATTAAAGCTGGAGTTAATGTTAATGCTAAAGGTATGGAAAATAATACTGCTTTAATCAAAGCTGCAAAGAATAGTAATAATGCGGTTATTAATTTGCTTTTAAATAAATGTTTGTCGATTGAGCTTGATGTTCAAGAAGATTTATTTGGAGGAACTGCTTTAATGTGGTGTGCTAGAAGCAATAATAAGGAAGCAGTTGAAATGTTAATTGAAGCTGGCGCTGATATAAGTGTTGTGGATAAAGAAAGTAAAACTGCTTTAGATATTGCCATGTCTAAAGGTTATAACGAAATAGCACAATTGTTACGAAATGCTATTAATAATATTAATAGATTAAATTAG
- a CDS encoding ankyrin repeat domain-containing protein codes for MKVKWFTVLCLFFNSLISMEVSDVNKDTNILSLPNELLVLCFNKIVNFYIIRCDNLYEFYLIMKTLSPEIKNIRLTCKKFNLFVDDFYLKNIVRKIYQRLINQVKLEYKEQDEDYLKCRLYKLFDDLVFENNKSEDSLKELLKLLIIFDKDKNYSNKALKCSVIHGYNELAEIFIKYYGADANLLDEDNHSLLMYASTKGHKRVVEVLLKYQANPNFQGKIFGNTALKYAIKVGSEEIVKLLLENNTDVNNYTSYEETPLMLAYKYGKIEIVKLLLKYKADFNVKEYSSGDTILILAVKDNNEDLVKRLLDYGVDTKIENKDNKTAKEVAINKGYLGIVRMLESKN; via the coding sequence ATGAAAGTTAAATGGTTTACTGTATTATGCTTATTTTTTAATAGCTTGATCTCTATGGAAGTATCTGATGTAAATAAAGATACTAATATATTAAGTCTACCTAATGAATTATTAGTACTATGCTTTAATAAGATAGTAAACTTTTATATCATACGTTGTGATAATTTGTATGAATTTTATTTAATCATGAAAACTTTATCTCCAGAGATAAAGAATATACGATTAACCTGTAAAAAGTTTAATTTATTTGTTGATGATTTTTACTTAAAAAATATAGTAAGAAAAATATATCAAAGGCTTATAAATCAAGTTAAATTAGAATATAAAGAACAAGATGAAGATTATCTCAAATGTAGATTATATAAATTATTTGATGATTTAGTTTTTGAAAATAATAAATCTGAAGATTCTCTAAAGGAATTACTCAAGTTACTTATTATTTTTGATAAAGATAAAAATTATAGTAATAAAGCTTTAAAATGTTCTGTTATACATGGTTATAATGAACTTGCTGAAATATTTATTAAATACTATGGTGCTGATGCTAATCTTCTGGATGAAGATAATCACAGCCTTTTAATGTATGCTAGTACAAAAGGACATAAAAGGGTTGTTGAAGTTTTACTGAAATATCAAGCAAATCCTAATTTTCAAGGTAAGATTTTTGGAAATACAGCTTTAAAGTATGCTATTAAAGTTGGTTCTGAGGAAATAGTAAAACTGCTTTTAGAAAATAATACAGATGTTAATAACTATACATCGTATGAAGAAACTCCATTAATGCTTGCGTATAAATATGGCAAAATAGAGATAGTAAAATTATTGTTAAAATATAAAGCTGATTTTAATGTAAAAGAATATAGTTCTGGAGATACAATTTTAATTTTAGCAGTTAAAGATAATAATGAAGATCTAGTAAAACGGCTTTTAGATTATGGCGTTGATACGAAGATTGAAAATAAAGATAATAAAACAGCAAAAGAAGTAGCAATTAATAAAGGCTATTTAGGAATTGTTAGAATGCTAGAATCTAAAAATTAA
- a CDS encoding FkbM family methyltransferase, with protein MLIKKYNLDDIETVEISKQFISQFLPKNPVIVEAGGHIGRDAIRMAKFWHEATIYSFEPVKELYDKLVLNTSIYNNIFCYNFALSNKVESLNMYVSSGRSTALSSLFEPLTDLANHPETKFQLQEVKSTVLELWAKENNITYVDFFWFDMQGAELTVLESSRNIIKTAKAIFIELNLIKRYKDIPLYNELLEWFEENNFSPVAKDKLKYNKVNILFVNNMFTL; from the coding sequence ATGTTAATTAAAAAATATAATTTAGATGATATAGAAACAGTCGAAATTTCTAAACAGTTTATATCTCAATTTTTACCAAAAAATCCTGTTATAGTTGAAGCAGGTGGTCATATTGGTCGTGATGCAATTAGGATGGCTAAGTTTTGGCATGAGGCTACTATTTATTCTTTTGAGCCAGTCAAGGAACTTTATGATAAATTGGTTTTAAATACTAGTATATATAACAATATTTTTTGTTATAACTTTGCTCTTTCTAATAAAGTTGAAAGTTTAAATATGTATGTAAGCTCTGGTAGATCTACAGCTTTAAGTTCTTTATTTGAGCCTTTGACTGATCTTGCTAATCATCCTGAGACTAAATTTCAATTGCAAGAAGTAAAATCTACAGTACTTGAATTATGGGCAAAAGAAAACAATATTACTTATGTTGATTTTTTTTGGTTTGATATGCAAGGAGCCGAATTGACTGTTCTTGAAAGTTCTAGAAATATAATTAAAACAGCAAAAGCTATTTTTATTGAGTTAAATTTAATAAAGCGGTATAAAGATATACCGCTTTATAATGAATTACTTGAGTGGTTTGAAGAAAATAATTTCAGTCCTGTTGCTAAAGATAAATTAAAATATAATAAAGTGAACATATTGTTTGTTAATAATATGTTCACTTTATAA
- a CDS encoding S1C family serine protease has protein sequence MLNNKNNKLLFYILLLGQLISKSIFSNNWKDIESNTQDSVVQVLSQIAKFNWTEPYKSPEQMQATGTAFFISEEGYLLTNFHVIDQAKSIYINVPSCGRKLLEVEVKGVYPERDIALMKVKKESYEEIIKTLGYIPYLPLGNSDATYRTEPVLALGYPLGQRYLKSTVGVVAGRDFISGFSYIHITAPINPGNSGGPLLSLSGEVIGINTAYIKGSQNICFIVPINEVKSILEDLYKVKLYRKPQIGISCNHATEEHVQLLNNPAPGGLYVNYVLTDSLAYKAGIKKGDMLYELIWQGTSYQVDEYGDVKVDWRGCDKVSIGELINRFQLNDKVTAIVYRNGEKLELDFSFESDVKHPIRYIYPDYEKEEIDYEVFGGAVFMQLRENHFGLLPESYAIKKYHHPEAQAKQAILITNIFPGSIMHKVQCFYPGAILDSINNQKIRTLEDLRSTLIDSINNSTLSIKTKDGFATVLSLDKILEEEPRLSNNFVYPMSKTIKQLIKIKSSTLDSKL, from the coding sequence ATGTTAAATAATAAAAATAATAAGTTACTGTTTTACATATTACTCTTAGGTCAATTAATATCTAAATCCATTTTTAGTAATAACTGGAAGGATATTGAATCTAATACTCAAGATTCTGTTGTCCAAGTTCTATCACAAATAGCTAAATTTAATTGGACGGAACCTTATAAATCTCCAGAACAAATGCAAGCAACCGGTACTGCTTTTTTTATAAGCGAAGAAGGATACTTGCTGACAAACTTTCATGTAATAGATCAAGCAAAATCTATATATATAAATGTCCCATCTTGTGGCAGAAAATTACTTGAAGTTGAAGTCAAAGGCGTATACCCAGAACGCGATATAGCTTTAATGAAAGTAAAAAAAGAATCTTATGAAGAGATTATAAAGACCTTAGGGTACATACCATATCTTCCATTAGGAAACTCTGATGCTACCTATCGTACTGAACCGGTTCTTGCTTTAGGATATCCTCTTGGTCAAAGATACCTAAAAAGCACGGTAGGTGTTGTAGCTGGTCGTGATTTTATATCAGGATTTTCGTATATACATATAACAGCCCCAATCAATCCTGGAAATTCAGGAGGACCTCTTTTGAGTTTATCAGGAGAAGTAATAGGTATTAATACTGCTTACATAAAAGGATCACAAAATATATGCTTTATAGTACCAATAAACGAGGTTAAAAGCATTTTAGAAGATCTTTATAAAGTTAAATTATATAGAAAGCCTCAAATAGGAATCTCCTGCAATCATGCTACAGAAGAGCATGTACAATTACTAAATAACCCAGCGCCGGGCGGTTTATATGTAAATTACGTACTTACAGATTCATTAGCTTATAAAGCAGGAATAAAAAAAGGCGATATGCTATACGAATTAATATGGCAAGGAACTTCTTATCAAGTAGATGAATACGGCGATGTTAAAGTAGACTGGCGTGGTTGCGATAAAGTTTCAATAGGAGAACTAATTAACAGATTTCAATTGAATGACAAAGTAACTGCTATAGTTTACAGAAATGGTGAAAAGCTAGAATTAGATTTTTCTTTTGAATCTGACGTAAAACATCCTATACGCTATATATATCCAGATTATGAAAAAGAAGAAATAGATTATGAAGTATTTGGTGGTGCTGTCTTTATGCAACTAAGAGAAAATCATTTTGGTTTATTGCCAGAAAGTTATGCCATTAAGAAATATCATCATCCTGAAGCGCAAGCAAAACAAGCAATACTGATTACAAATATTTTCCCTGGATCTATAATGCACAAAGTACAGTGCTTCTATCCTGGAGCTATTCTTGACTCTATTAACAATCAAAAGATCAGAACCTTGGAAGATCTAAGAAGCACGTTAATAGACAGCATTAATAATTCAACATTATCTATTAAAACTAAAGACGGTTTTGCAACTGTACTTTCACTTGATAAAATATTAGAAGAAGAACCCAGATTATCAAATAATTTTGTCTATCCAATGAGTAAAACAATCAAACAATTGATAAAAATAAAAAGTTCAACTTTAGATAGTAAATTATAA
- a CDS encoding trypsin-like peptidase domain-containing protein, which yields MQQKINYHRWTLSILLSLFTKLSSNEILSIKPLTACIDNQEIILKDCKNTKKEFANFLQNELKDTVVQVFSQIAEFNWLEPYKSPAQAESTGSAFFIDKEGYLMTNAHVVDQAKSIFIQVPSAGKRRYEVDIIGVDPERDLALLKIKDSEIEDLKKELKIKDFSYFELGDSDLIEKAEKVIALGYPLGQQGLKSTKGVVSGREHMAGQYYIQIDAALNKGNSGGPTIDKTGKVVGVNVAIYQGAQNVGYIVPINDVKRFLEQLNNMPSGDNKPKLVHKPYLGVVFSNANDNLTKYLGNPLPGGLYVVDIYPNSPLDKAGLKAQDMIYKINNNSVDIYGEMYAPWSKGDKISIIDYVSRLKVGQDVNIEFYRQGKKRITSFKFSQAERPPIRRVYPGYENIEYETIGGLVIMPLTLNHVVLLAQYNPELILYADVKKHMKPALIVTNIMLNSPAYRSRCITPGAVISEINGQKVETLQDYRNVLKKSINTGWFTIKTTENILVVLSLKEILDNEKKLSDTYFYPLSKPFKELQKSYNNEK from the coding sequence ATGCAACAAAAAATAAATTATCATAGGTGGACACTAAGCATACTGCTAAGCTTATTTACAAAGCTTAGCTCAAATGAAATACTAAGCATAAAACCATTAACCGCATGTATAGATAATCAAGAAATAATTTTAAAAGATTGTAAAAATACAAAAAAGGAATTTGCAAATTTTTTACAAAATGAGTTAAAAGATACTGTAGTTCAAGTTTTCTCACAAATTGCTGAATTTAATTGGTTGGAACCTTACAAAAGTCCAGCTCAAGCAGAATCAACAGGAAGCGCTTTCTTTATAGATAAAGAAGGCTATTTAATGACTAATGCTCATGTAGTTGATCAAGCAAAATCTATATTCATACAGGTTCCATCTGCCGGCAAAAGACGATACGAAGTAGACATTATAGGAGTAGATCCGGAAAGAGATTTAGCATTGTTAAAAATTAAAGATTCTGAAATTGAAGATCTTAAAAAAGAACTAAAAATAAAAGATTTTTCATATTTTGAATTAGGAGATTCTGATTTAATTGAAAAAGCAGAAAAAGTAATAGCTCTAGGTTATCCCTTAGGTCAACAAGGGCTTAAAAGTACCAAAGGGGTGGTTAGCGGTAGAGAGCATATGGCAGGACAGTATTATATACAAATCGATGCTGCACTTAATAAAGGTAATTCAGGAGGGCCTACAATCGATAAAACAGGAAAAGTCGTGGGAGTTAACGTAGCGATATATCAAGGTGCTCAAAATGTGGGCTATATTGTTCCAATCAATGATGTCAAAAGATTTTTAGAGCAATTAAATAATATGCCTAGTGGTGATAATAAACCGAAATTAGTTCATAAACCATATCTTGGTGTAGTTTTTAGCAATGCTAATGACAATTTAACTAAATATTTAGGAAATCCTTTACCTGGCGGACTTTATGTAGTAGATATATATCCAAATAGTCCGCTTGATAAAGCTGGCTTAAAAGCTCAAGATATGATCTATAAGATAAATAACAACAGTGTAGATATATATGGCGAGATGTATGCACCTTGGAGCAAAGGCGACAAAATTTCTATAATCGATTATGTATCTCGATTAAAAGTGGGACAAGACGTTAATATAGAGTTTTATCGTCAGGGTAAAAAAAGGATTACTTCTTTTAAGTTCTCTCAAGCAGAAAGACCTCCAATTAGAAGAGTATATCCAGGCTATGAAAATATAGAATACGAGACTATTGGCGGATTAGTAATTATGCCTTTAACCTTGAACCATGTAGTTTTACTAGCTCAATACAATCCAGAACTTATACTTTATGCTGATGTAAAAAAACATATGAAACCAGCTCTTATTGTAACAAATATTATGCTAAATTCTCCAGCATACAGAAGTCGTTGCATTACTCCAGGAGCTGTAATTTCAGAGATTAATGGTCAAAAAGTTGAGACATTACAAGATTATAGAAATGTTTTAAAAAAATCTATTAATACTGGATGGTTCACAATCAAAACAACAGAAAATATTCTTGTAGTACTTAGTTTAAAAGAAATTTTAGATAATGAAAAAAAATTATCTGATACATATTTCTACCCATTATCAAAGCCATTTAAAGAACTGCAAAAAAGTTATAACAATGAAAAGTAA
- a CDS encoding ankyrin repeat domain-containing protein, with product MKKILILVMFDFLFLNLVSMYKLNIEGEPPYIYAPIFSQLDPKFKIAFLDSLEVSNSLREVFYKLEHVVFCQDYFINRALKSYLSCFKDKNVNIIDELTDLIRVENNDTLISQIIVNLGLLKVNINRLKNSKDNLILIQAIYDQDTNLLRRLLSFKEVDVNVREKYRYSALMLAICLYNRTCSKVIEILLSNKDINIDYKADGHSALSLALYYGYIDIAKLLIAQGANINVQDTYGNTPLILAVKSNNIDLVILLLEKNADISLKDNEEYDALDWAEYLDFSSIIELISSYY from the coding sequence ATGAAAAAAATTTTAATCTTGGTTATGTTCGATTTTTTATTTCTAAATTTAGTTTCAATGTATAAATTGAATATTGAAGGAGAACCTCCATATATATATGCCCCTATTTTTTCTCAATTAGATCCTAAATTTAAAATAGCCTTTTTAGATTCTTTAGAGGTTTCTAATAGTTTAAGAGAGGTTTTTTATAAATTAGAACATGTTGTTTTTTGTCAGGATTATTTTATTAATAGAGCGCTAAAAAGTTATTTATCTTGTTTTAAAGATAAGAATGTAAATATAATAGATGAATTAACTGACTTAATTCGCGTTGAAAACAATGATACATTAATATCCCAAATTATTGTTAATTTAGGACTTTTAAAAGTAAATATAAATCGATTAAAAAATAGTAAAGACAATCTAATATTAATTCAAGCTATATATGACCAGGATACTAATCTTTTAAGAAGGTTACTTTCATTTAAAGAGGTGGATGTTAATGTTAGAGAAAAATATCGATATAGTGCTTTAATGTTAGCTATATGTTTGTATAATCGAACCTGTTCTAAGGTAATAGAGATTTTACTAAGTAATAAAGATATAAATATAGATTATAAAGCAGATGGTCACTCAGCATTATCTTTGGCTCTATATTACGGTTATATTGATATAGCTAAACTGTTAATTGCTCAAGGAGCTAATATTAATGTTCAAGACACTTATGGCAATACGCCTTTAATATTAGCTGTAAAATCAAATAACATAGATTTGGTTATACTTCTACTTGAAAAAAACGCTGATATAAGTTTAAAAGATAATGAAGAATATGATGCTCTTGATTGGGCGGAGTATCTTGATTTTTCAAGTATAATAGAACTTATTTCTTCTTACTATTGA
- a CDS encoding ankyrin repeat domain-containing protein, whose protein sequence is MKNNTVFYSFMLLISIISNSYAMQECNAKYVENPEDLLFLCSIYYPERDIVRSLICYTNLKDIVNRLDNFISYHDKKDYDHLVYQIINNYLTNVKNLNRPLFNKNVIDDLSDTIKNCDNKTLIKKILNVLKYYEIDVNRYKNSTGNLILTQAIYDKDLQLLEDLISLEEIDVNVKDKNGYVPLIVAVYGNFFDGIKILLIDKNIDINAQDKYGNTALILSIKRKEHKNVSYDGHRDISRTLLSRPDVDINRQNNLGETALITAVIHVNLEMVRLLLENNANTDLRDSRDFTALDWANRLGLSDISDIICSY, encoded by the coding sequence ATGAAAAATAATACTGTTTTTTATAGTTTTATGTTGTTAATAAGCATAATTAGTAATTCTTATGCTATGCAAGAATGTAATGCAAAATATGTTGAAAATCCTGAAGACTTACTTTTTCTATGTTCAATTTATTATCCTGAAAGAGATATAGTAAGATCTTTAATATGTTACACAAATTTAAAAGATATTGTAAATAGGTTAGATAATTTTATATCATATCATGATAAAAAGGACTATGATCATTTAGTATACCAGATAATAAATAATTATTTAACTAATGTTAAAAATCTCAATAGGCCACTGTTTAATAAAAATGTTATTGATGATTTAAGTGATACTATTAAAAATTGTGATAATAAAACATTAATTAAAAAAATATTAAATGTGTTAAAATATTACGAAATCGATGTAAATAGATATAAAAATAGTACAGGCAATTTAATTTTAACTCAAGCAATATATGATAAAGATCTTCAACTTTTAGAGGATTTAATTTCTCTTGAAGAAATTGACGTAAATGTTAAGGATAAAAATGGATATGTTCCTTTAATAGTTGCTGTTTATGGTAATTTTTTTGATGGTATAAAAATATTATTAATAGATAAAAATATTGATATTAATGCTCAAGATAAGTATGGCAATACTGCTTTAATATTATCAATAAAGCGTAAAGAGCATAAAAACGTGTCTTATGATGGACATAGAGATATATCCAGAACGTTGCTAAGTAGGCCTGATGTAGATATTAATAGACAGAATAATTTAGGAGAAACTGCTTTAATAACTGCAGTTATACATGTAAATTTAGAAATGGTTAGACTTTTGCTTGAAAATAATGCTAATACCGACCTTAGAGATAGTAGGGACTTTACTGCTCTTGATTGGGCTAATAGGCTCGGGTTAAGTGATATAAGTGATATTATTTGTTCTTATTGA
- a CDS encoding ankyrin repeat domain-containing protein: MKKYLFFSICLTIFLCTSFSAMHRDDYEVLYSSGNSMFEYSSSWIEDDEESILDCLKGSKTLMQLVNKLDKFLYNNEEYKYLLIVDKDPDNLMNQIINKFLGRYQNNYDQDFEHNIIDQLVEIIKNIGSNRLVERILSCLKYYYQIDINKTKNSKENLVLIQAIYDKDIELLKKLLSLSNINMNIKSIDGDNPLIFALKLYGRSFKDRDVFKIVEILSNNKIINICSGGYTPLGLIAYYGNMQLFNLIIYKQADINMSDNNGNTPLIILAKYGHKKILEELLRYSDILKINAQNKDGYTALMMAAYYNNFKVAKKLILYKANLNIQDQSKNTALTYAIFFKNDDIANLLLDNQADVNVQNIKGETPLIMAIKNNNLNLVKKIIDNGAKLNFKDTEGLDALDWAHKMDLNDISELLQSK; encoded by the coding sequence ATGAAAAAATATTTGTTTTTTTCTATTTGTCTAACAATATTTTTATGTACAAGCTTTAGTGCCATGCATAGAGATGATTATGAAGTATTGTACAGCAGTGGTAATTCTATGTTTGAATATAGTTCTAGCTGGATCGAAGATGATGAAGAATCTATTTTAGATTGCTTAAAAGGCAGTAAGACTTTGATGCAATTGGTTAATAAACTTGATAAATTTTTATACAATAATGAAGAATATAAATACCTACTTATTGTGGATAAGGATCCTGATAATTTAATGAATCAAATTATAAATAAGTTTTTGGGACGTTATCAAAATAATTATGATCAAGATTTTGAACATAATATTATAGATCAATTAGTTGAAATTATAAAAAATATTGGTAGTAACCGTTTAGTAGAAAGGATACTTTCTTGCTTAAAGTATTATTATCAAATTGATATAAATAAAACAAAAAACAGCAAAGAAAATTTAGTTTTAATTCAGGCTATATATGATAAAGATATTGAATTATTAAAAAAATTGCTTTCTCTTTCAAACATCAATATGAATATTAAATCTATAGATGGGGATAATCCTTTGATTTTTGCTTTAAAATTATATGGTCGTTCTTTTAAGGATAGGGATGTTTTTAAAATAGTAGAAATCTTAAGTAATAATAAAATTATTAATATTTGCTCTGGAGGGTATACACCTTTAGGCTTAATTGCTTATTATGGAAATATGCAGTTATTTAATTTAATTATTTATAAACAAGCCGATATTAATATGTCTGATAATAATGGCAACACTCCTTTAATTATATTAGCAAAATATGGACATAAAAAAATATTAGAGGAATTATTAAGATATTCTGATATTTTAAAGATCAATGCACAGAATAAGGATGGTTATACTGCTCTTATGATGGCTGCCTATTATAATAATTTTAAAGTTGCTAAAAAATTAATTTTATATAAAGCGAATTTAAATATACAAGATCAATCGAAAAATACTGCTTTAACTTATGCTATCTTTTTTAAAAATGACGATATAGCAAATCTTTTGCTTGATAATCAAGCAGATGTTAATGTTCAAAATATTAAAGGAGAAACACCGTTAATCATGGCTATTAAGAATAATAATTTAAATTTGGTTAAAAAAATTATTGATAATGGAGCAAAGTTAAATTTTAAAGATACTGAAGGACTTGATGCTTTAGATTGGGCGCATAAAATGGATTTAAATGATATAAGTGAATTACTACAATCTAAATAA
- the pheS gene encoding phenylalanine--tRNA ligase subunit alpha: MDNTNKLIIETKENFLKELNSISNLKDLESLRVKYLGRQGILNDFIERLKDFDAENKRLYGPLFNELKKDIHLRIDNKKLLIEEEIKSLNAYKEANFDVTAYKPFTYKGSLHPYTHLIEQVEDIFISMGYEIIQGPEVETEYHNFDVLNIPSNHPAREMQDTFWLDLPDKLMRTHTSTVQVHAMKNRKPPIAVGSLGRCYRNEATDASHDFMFMQVEILFIDKNVTISNLVATAKTFLQLLFGKNDLDIRLRPSYFPFVEPGVEVDISCIFCTSGCSVCKTTGWIELGGAGLMHPNVLTSCNIDPEEYSGFAFGFGLTRLAMLRYGISDIRLLHSNKIDFLKQF; the protein is encoded by the coding sequence ATGGATAATACTAATAAGCTTATAATTGAGACTAAAGAGAACTTTCTTAAAGAACTAAATTCTATATCTAATTTAAAAGATTTAGAAAGTTTACGAGTTAAATATTTAGGGCGTCAGGGGATTTTAAATGATTTTATAGAAAGGCTTAAAGATTTTGATGCAGAAAATAAGCGTCTATATGGTCCATTATTTAATGAATTAAAAAAAGATATTCACTTAAGGATTGATAATAAAAAGCTTTTGATAGAAGAAGAGATTAAATCATTAAATGCTTATAAAGAAGCTAATTTTGATGTAACTGCTTATAAGCCGTTTACTTATAAAGGTTCTTTGCATCCTTATACTCATTTAATTGAACAGGTTGAAGATATTTTTATATCAATGGGCTATGAAATTATTCAAGGACCCGAAGTTGAAACCGAATATCATAATTTTGATGTTTTAAATATACCATCTAATCATCCTGCGCGAGAAATGCAAGATACTTTCTGGTTAGATTTACCGGACAAATTAATGAGGACCCATACCTCTACCGTACAAGTTCATGCTATGAAAAACCGTAAGCCCCCAATTGCTGTAGGTTCTTTAGGTAGATGCTATCGTAATGAAGCAACAGATGCATCTCATGACTTTATGTTTATGCAAGTAGAGATTTTATTTATCGATAAAAATGTAACTATTTCTAATTTAGTTGCTACAGCTAAAACATTTTTACAATTGTTATTTGGTAAAAATGATCTAGATATTAGATTAAGGCCTAGTTATTTTCCTTTTGTCGAACCTGGAGTTGAAGTTGATATAAGTTGTATTTTTTGTACTTCAGGTTGTTCTGTATGTAAAACTACTGGTTGGATCGAATTAGGTGGTGCTGGCTTAATGCACCCTAATGTATTAACTTCTTGTAATATTGATCCAGAAGAGTATAGTGGTTTTGCATTTGGATTTGGGTTAACTCGTTTGGCTATGTTAAGATATGGTATATCAGATATTCGACTGCTTCATTCAAATAAAATAGATTTTTTAAAGCAATTTTGA